One Bufo gargarizans isolate SCDJY-AF-19 chromosome 4, ASM1485885v1, whole genome shotgun sequence DNA window includes the following coding sequences:
- the LOC122935198 gene encoding killer cell lectin-like receptor subfamily G member 1: MSPRKDAEQLMQVLTMVPLTDSPSPASAPLSSRMVDIPLQLSYQSGAPDTPAEDPDTQDTLEENTSLRAQGRWRCLKRARDLCQNRLVQMAISLIVVVVLGVVLGGIFSRVIGPCPPESPSCPNKWMRSDGKCYFISGETKDWNSSLEFCQSEGGTLLTMDNETQEDIKTLSNLTGEYWVGLKKEGGEWKQVDGPVWTGPIE, from the exons ATGTCTCCCAGAAAGGACGCGGAGCAGTTGATGCAGGTTCTCACTATGGTGCCCCTCACTGACTCCCCGTCTCCGGCCAGTGCTCCGCTCTCATCCCGGATGGTGGACATCCCCTTACAGCTCTCCTATCAGAGTGGGGCGCCCGACACCCCAGCCGAGGATCCCGACACCCAGGATACGCTGGAGGAGAACACAAGCCTCCGTGCCCAG GGTCGATGGCGGTGCCTGAAACGTGCGAGAGATCTGTGTCAGAACCGCCTGGTGCAGATGGCGATCAGTCTCATCGTGGTCGTAGTCCTTGGAGTAGTCCTTGGAGGTATCTTCTCTCGTGTTATCG GCCCCTGCCCTCCTGAATCTCCCTCCTGCCCCAATAAGTGGATGAGGTCTGATGGGAAATGCTACTTTATATCTGGGGAAACCAAGGACTGGAACTCCAGCCTGGAATTCTGCCAATCAGAAGGAGGAACACTGCTGACCATGGATAATGAGACACAG GAAGATATAAAGACTCTCTCTAACCTGACCGGGGAATACTGGGTCGGCCTGAAAAAGGAAGGAGGAGAGTGGAAGCAGGTGGATGGTCCAGTGTGGACAGGACCCATAGAGTGA